The following DNA comes from Thermithiobacillus tepidarius DSM 3134.
TGGACAAGATGATCAAAAACGCACAAACCGCCTCAAGCAGCACTCTTACCAAAGCCGAGGACAAACAAGCCGGGGTGGCTTCACGATGACTACAAGCGCCAAACTTATTATTGCCTTTGGGCTCGTGCTCCTCACCACTGGATGTGCGACTACCCCGCCTTCCAATGACTACACCCAGTTCCGCCAAGCCGATCCCAGGTCCATTCTTGTCGTTCCCGTTGTAAACCGAAGCGTCGATATCAATGCTCCGGATTACTTCCTCTCGACTATCACTCGCCCCGTGGCTGAGCGCGGCTACTATGTTTTCCCGGTCAACTTGACCAAACACCTGCTAGAAGACGATGGTCTCTCGGACGCCGACTTGGTGCATGAAGCAGATCCGAAACGGGTGGCTGAACTATTCGGCGCAGATTCCGTCCTGTACATCACTATCGATAGATGGGACGCCAAATACGTTCTTCTCTCCACCACGGTTACGGTGAAGTTCAATTACAGTCTCAAGAGTGCCAAGACTGGAGAAGAGATATGGCACTCGTCCGAAACGATGGTTTACCAGCCACAGAACAACTCAACTGGCAATCCTTTGGGTGATCTCATCGCCGCTGCAGTATCTGCTGCAATAACGAAGGCTGCCCCCAATTACATTCCTCTTGCCCAGCAAGCCAACGCCCTTGCTGTTGCCAGACCACACCGCGGGCTCCCTGCAGGGCCTCACTCGGCAGTGTACAAGAAGGATATGAATCTATTTTAACCCAGTTGCTTACCGACCCTCTCATGGAACCCGGCCGCCAAAGCGACCGGGTTCTTATGCCTTGACGAACAACCAAAAGGCGGTATAGCTTACCGCGCCGCTTCACACCACCCATACCCAGAGAAATTCAACGGCGACTCGCGAGCCATGCACAGGCGGATTATGATCGTTAGTCCTGCGAGCTCTCCTCCCGCCTCCGGCGCTTTCCTTTTGACCATTCCGCACTCTCGAAGCGCTGCCGCGTCTCGTCCATCTTGTCCAGCACCGCTTCCGGCGCCACGTCCTGGGCCAGCTCGTCCAGCTCCGGGTTTTTCGATTCCTCCACGCCCATGCGTTCGGCCATGGCGGTGACGAGCTGGATCAGCCGGGTGATTTCATGTTCGGCCAGCAGGCTGATCTGCAGGTCGAGGTCGGCGCGCTTGTCGGCCAGGGCGGCCATGCGGTTCTGGCTGATCAGCACGAAGGTGGACAGGAAGATTGCCTCCACCGAGG
Coding sequences within:
- a CDS encoding DUF1003 domain-containing protein yields the protein MDDKTPASAQSELADVVERNISTLLARRRAEERRKGMQERIADAITRFTGSMRFVYIHLVVYGLWIAINLGWLPFIPKFDASFVKLAMVASVEAIFLSTFVLISQNRMAALADKRADLDLQISLLAEHEITRLIQLVTAMAERMGVEESKNPELDELAQDVAPEAVLDKMDETRQRFESAEWSKGKRRRREESSQD
- a CDS encoding DUF799 domain-containing protein, whose protein sequence is MTTSAKLIIAFGLVLLTTGCATTPPSNDYTQFRQADPRSILVVPVVNRSVDINAPDYFLSTITRPVAERGYYVFPVNLTKHLLEDDGLSDADLVHEADPKRVAELFGADSVLYITIDRWDAKYVLLSTTVTVKFNYSLKSAKTGEEIWHSSETMVYQPQNNSTGNPLGDLIAAAVSAAITKAAPNYIPLAQQANALAVARPHRGLPAGPHSAVYKKDMNLF